The DNA window TTACGCTTCACCACCAGTTTCTTCACGTTTTACGAATTTGCATTTGATCGGAAGCTTGTGAGAAGCCAAACGCAATGCTTCACGTGCCACTTCCTCGGAAACACCGCCCACTTCAAACATGACTTTGCCCGGTTTGACAACAGCAACCCATCCTTCCGGCGCCCCTTTACCGGAACCCATCCGCACTTCAAGCGGCTTAGCTGTATACGGTTTGGATGGGAAAATGCGAATCCATACTTTCCCGCCCCGTCTCATGTAACGGGTCATCGCCCGGCGGGCTGCTTCGATTTGTCGGTTTGTAATCCAAGCTGATTCTAATGCTTGCAAGCCGAATTCACCGAAATGAACTTCCGTACCGCCTTTCGCGCGGCCTTTCATCCGTCCGCGATGTTCACGGCGATATT is part of the Geobacillus sp. 46C-IIa genome and encodes:
- the rplP gene encoding 50S ribosomal protein L16; the protein is MLMPKRVKYRREHRGRMKGRAKGGTEVHFGEFGLQALESAWITNRQIEAARRAMTRYMRRGGKVWIRIFPSKPYTAKPLEVRMGSGKGAPEGWVAVVKPGKVMFEVGGVSEEVAREALRLASHKLPIKCKFVKREETGGEA